One region of Vicinamibacteria bacterium genomic DNA includes:
- a CDS encoding DUF2470 domain-containing protein: SLTPYGLDERGNPTFLISTMAMHTQNLLANDRASLFVTEASEVEDALGAGRVTLMGRVVRTPKDALESVRERYLARYENASYWVDFKDFAFFQMELVDLYFVGGFGVMGWVTAEEYLAAEPDPLADAASGIIDHMNQDHVSAMLLLAHDAAGIDAEDARMTAVDRLGFHVRLKTDDGMRGVRIPFIREARSSEEARAVLVEMVRKAREASTQ, translated from the coding sequence TCACTGACCCCCTATGGCCTCGACGAACGCGGCAACCCGACGTTTCTCATCAGCACGATGGCGATGCACACCCAGAACCTTCTGGCGAACGATCGGGCGAGCTTGTTCGTGACCGAGGCTTCCGAGGTGGAAGACGCGCTCGGTGCCGGACGCGTCACTTTGATGGGGCGGGTCGTCCGCACGCCGAAAGACGCGCTCGAGTCGGTGCGCGAGCGCTATCTGGCGCGCTACGAGAACGCGTCTTATTGGGTCGACTTCAAGGATTTCGCGTTCTTTCAGATGGAGCTCGTCGACCTGTACTTCGTCGGCGGCTTCGGCGTGATGGGTTGGGTGACGGCCGAAGAATATCTCGCCGCCGAGCCCGACCCGCTCGCCGACGCGGCGTCGGGAATCATCGACCACATGAACCAGGACCACGTGAGCGCGATGCTCCTTCTCGCGCACGACGCCGCCGGAATCGACGCGGAAGATGCGAGGATGACCGCGGTCGACCGGCTCGGATTTCACGTTCGATTGAAGACCGACGATGGCATGCGCGGTGTTCGAATCCCCTTCATCCGCGAAGCGCGAAGCAGCGAAGAGGCGCGTGCCGTCCTGGTCGAGATGGTCCGAAAGGCCCGCGAGGCCTCGACTCAGTAA
- a CDS encoding antibiotic biosynthesis monooxygenase yields MVKRIWHGYTTPENADAYESLLKKEVLPGIAAKNIRGYQGVEVLRRDLDAEVEFITVMSFDSWEAVKEFGGADYERAYVPPAARQVLARFDERSQHYEVREQFRY; encoded by the coding sequence ATGGTCAAGCGAATCTGGCATGGCTACACGACACCGGAAAACGCGGACGCATACGAGAGCTTGCTGAAGAAGGAGGTCCTGCCCGGTATCGCGGCTAAGAACATTCGAGGCTATCAAGGCGTCGAGGTCCTGCGGCGCGACCTTGACGCAGAAGTCGAGTTCATCACCGTCATGTCGTTCGACTCATGGGAGGCGGTGAAGGAGTTCGGGGGAGCCGACTACGAACGCGCCTACGTTCCGCCGGCCGCACGCCAAGTTCTCGCCCGTTTCGATGAGCGGTCGCAGCACTATGAGGTTCGGGAGCAGTTCCGTTACTGA
- a CDS encoding SDR family oxidoreductase, whose product MSHRTVVVTGASSGIGRATARYLRNREFRVFGGVRNEADAAALREEGIAPLILDVTDAESITRAAERPGDEIFGLVNNAGISVGGPLELLPLSDIRRQLEVNVLGQVAVTQAFLPAIRAARGRIINMSSISGRLAPPFLGPYAMSKFALEAFSDSLRRELEPFGVEVVSIEPGAIATPIWEKSIAAATERTRNMPDDRWSLYRDVVGRMVELARTRANSATPVEEVAGVVYEALTTKRPRTRYLVGRDARLRGWLAWILPDRALDWLIRRQFRANPEIK is encoded by the coding sequence ATGAGCCACCGAACGGTCGTCGTCACCGGGGCTTCGAGCGGCATTGGCCGTGCCACGGCCCGATATCTTCGGAACCGAGAGTTTCGCGTCTTCGGGGGCGTTCGAAACGAAGCCGACGCCGCTGCGCTCCGCGAAGAGGGTATCGCGCCGCTTATTCTCGACGTGACGGACGCCGAGAGCATAACCCGCGCTGCGGAACGCCCAGGCGACGAGATCTTCGGCCTCGTCAACAACGCCGGGATCAGCGTCGGTGGGCCGCTCGAGCTTCTCCCGCTTTCCGACATCCGCCGCCAGCTCGAGGTAAACGTTCTCGGCCAGGTCGCAGTGACGCAGGCGTTTCTCCCCGCAATTCGAGCGGCGCGCGGGCGGATCATCAACATGAGCTCGATCTCCGGGCGCCTGGCGCCTCCTTTCCTTGGACCGTATGCGATGTCCAAGTTCGCTCTCGAGGCATTCAGCGACTCCCTGCGACGGGAGTTGGAACCATTCGGCGTCGAAGTGGTTTCGATCGAGCCCGGTGCCATTGCAACCCCCATCTGGGAGAAATCCATCGCGGCGGCCACCGAGCGGACACGGAACATGCCGGACGACCGGTGGTCACTCTATCGGGACGTCGTTGGGCGTATGGTCGAGCTTGCGAGGACCAGGGCGAATTCCGCCACGCCGGTCGAGGAAGTCGCCGGGGTCGTCTATGAGGCGCTCACGACGAAGCGTCCGCGCACGCGCTATCTCGTTGGGCGTGATGCGCGCCTCCGCGGCTGGCTCGCATGGATTCTCCCCGACCGAGCTCTCGACTGGCTCATTCGACGCCAATTCCGCGCTAACCCCGAGATCAAGTAA